The Cellulomonas sp. P24 genome contains a region encoding:
- a CDS encoding glycosyltransferase family 1 protein, whose amino-acid sequence MIAEPTPVSVAMTVEQLWQPAPGGSGTYISELARALALETGVALTGLAARASGPGTLPLPSTMPVHRSVLPRPVLYELWSRNRGRGTTSARSRSRSRWRPDVLHATTWAIPPHVAPLVVTIHDVAFLRDPSHFTRRGNAFFRRALQIARDEAEIVVVPSAVTAADCLDHGIEESRIRVIHHGVHAPVVSRLELRDFRAAHGLDRPYVMWCGTLEPRKNLPTLLDAFGALLDMNLDFDLVLVGPTGWGGSTDEVEERARRLPTGRVHLLGHLDLPDLHRAYAGARAFCFPSTWEGFGMPVLEAMAHGVPVVTSAGTSMAEISPGGAILVDPSSADEIAAGLVAATGPQHDELSSAATDNAARFTWERSAHLHVQAYRDALGST is encoded by the coding sequence GTGATCGCCGAGCCGACTCCCGTGTCCGTCGCGATGACGGTGGAGCAGCTCTGGCAGCCGGCACCTGGCGGCTCCGGCACCTACATCTCGGAGCTCGCGCGTGCCCTGGCACTCGAGACCGGCGTCGCTCTCACAGGGCTCGCCGCACGGGCCTCCGGCCCCGGCACGCTGCCGCTGCCCTCGACGATGCCCGTCCATCGCTCCGTACTGCCACGGCCCGTGCTCTACGAGCTGTGGTCACGGAACCGAGGTCGCGGGACGACGTCCGCCCGTTCACGGTCCCGCTCGAGATGGCGTCCCGACGTGCTGCACGCCACGACGTGGGCGATCCCACCGCACGTCGCGCCGCTCGTCGTGACGATCCACGACGTCGCGTTCCTGCGGGACCCGAGCCACTTCACTCGACGCGGCAACGCCTTCTTCCGGCGCGCACTCCAGATCGCGCGGGACGAGGCCGAGATCGTCGTCGTCCCGTCGGCCGTGACGGCTGCGGACTGCCTCGACCACGGCATCGAGGAGTCCCGCATCAGAGTGATCCACCACGGTGTGCACGCCCCGGTCGTCTCGCGTCTCGAGCTTCGGGACTTCCGCGCTGCTCATGGTCTCGACCGCCCCTACGTGATGTGGTGCGGAACCCTCGAACCGCGCAAGAATCTCCCCACTCTGCTCGACGCCTTCGGTGCACTCCTGGACATGAACCTGGATTTCGACCTCGTGCTCGTCGGCCCGACAGGGTGGGGAGGATCCACCGACGAGGTCGAGGAACGGGCCCGACGGCTCCCGACGGGACGCGTCCACCTGCTCGGCCACCTCGATCTCCCCGACCTGCACCGGGCCTACGCGGGGGCCCGCGCCTTCTGCTTCCCGTCGACCTGGGAGGGGTTCGGGATGCCCGTCCTGGAGGCGATGGCGCACGGGGTCCCGGTGGTGACCTCGGCCGGCACCTCGATGGCGGAGATCAGCCCCGGTGGTGCCATCCTCGTCGACCCGTCGTCCGCCGACGAGATCGCCGCCGGGCTGGTGGCGGCCACCGGACCGCAGCATGACGAGCTGTCCTCGGCGGCGACCGACAACGCGGCGCGATTCACCTGGGAACGGAGTGCGCACCTGCACGTCCAGGCGTATCGTGACGCGCTCGGAAGCACCTGA
- a CDS encoding glycosyltransferase family 2 protein produces MAESPESRETPEVGVVMLAYGAEPVLDVAVRAVLASKGVSVRLVLVDNGCERTDLDGMSVELGFDLVRPSSNLGFTGGVDLGASRMSTRFLALVNSDAVVDPMALARLAAVAAGPEIGIATGSIRLASDPTVMNSAGNPLHFLGLCWAGGLDDPARLHQAPVDVTGASGAALVLRREVWDALGGFPLEFFAYQEDLELSWRCWQRGLRVRYVPDAVAVHHYEFSRNPLKMYLLERNRLLFVLTCYGGRTLALLSPVLIAFEIAMAVIAAAQGWGAQKVKGWTWVLGHLGWVVTRRREVQTARTVPDRELAHLWVERFDAAAMPLPAAAEPLQALLIAYWRLVRLGL; encoded by the coding sequence GTGGCTGAGTCTCCTGAGAGTCGTGAGACCCCCGAGGTCGGCGTCGTCATGCTTGCCTACGGAGCGGAGCCGGTGCTGGACGTCGCCGTGCGCGCCGTCCTCGCGTCGAAGGGCGTGTCCGTGCGGCTCGTCCTGGTCGACAACGGGTGCGAGCGCACCGATCTCGATGGCATGAGCGTCGAGCTCGGCTTCGACCTGGTGCGACCGTCGTCGAACCTCGGCTTCACGGGCGGTGTCGACCTCGGGGCGTCGCGGATGTCGACCCGATTCCTGGCGCTCGTCAACAGCGATGCCGTCGTCGATCCGATGGCGCTCGCGCGACTCGCCGCGGTGGCCGCTGGACCGGAGATCGGGATCGCGACCGGGAGCATCCGGCTCGCGAGCGACCCGACGGTCATGAACTCCGCCGGGAACCCGCTGCACTTCCTCGGGCTGTGCTGGGCAGGTGGCCTCGACGACCCTGCCCGGCTGCACCAGGCGCCCGTCGACGTCACCGGTGCGAGTGGTGCGGCACTCGTCCTCCGCCGTGAGGTCTGGGACGCGTTGGGGGGCTTCCCCCTCGAGTTCTTCGCCTACCAGGAGGATCTCGAGCTCAGCTGGCGGTGCTGGCAGCGAGGCCTCCGCGTCCGGTACGTACCCGACGCGGTCGCTGTCCACCACTACGAGTTCAGCCGGAATCCTCTCAAGATGTACCTGCTGGAGCGCAATCGACTGCTCTTCGTGCTGACGTGCTACGGCGGTCGGACGTTGGCGCTCCTCTCTCCCGTGCTGATCGCCTTCGAGATCGCGATGGCGGTGATCGCCGCCGCGCAGGGCTGGGGAGCGCAGAAGGTCAAGGGGTGGACCTGGGTTCTCGGTCACCTCGGCTGGGTGGTCACCCGGCGCCGGGAGGTCCAGACCGCTCGAACCGTTCCCGACCGGGAGCTGGCGCACCTGTGGGTGGAGCGGTTCGACGCCGCGGCCATGCCGCTCCCGGCCGCTGCCGAGCCGCTGCAGGCCCTGCTGATCGCCTACTGGAGGCTCGTGCGGTTGGGGTTGTGA
- a CDS encoding lipopolysaccharide biosynthesis protein: MLAVAAGLGIFGLATYGYLGFAGQGLGPEAFAPLSVMWTLLNALGIGVFLPFEQELGRVTAMRRALGEGNSTYARRVIMVALAMLAIFTVIAIGAGPVVSERLFAGHSELIAVLVLAMGGMAASYVVRGLLSGRGRFVRYGAQLAVDGVLRVVAAGVLFAFGVRSITLYAVVLFVTPVVAVLVTTGRRRDLVRPGGSDVTGRLVVRAISTLLGASVLSQVLANAGPIVVQLLARADEAEVSGQFLAALVIARVPLFLFAAVQAVFLPGLASLVSAGEGARFRRRVEVVAIGTLAIGAGGVLVVWLLGRELVPLLFGSKFSIDRSVITLIALSGALFMLAQVAAQALLALRADRVVVVGWAAGIVGLAMAASVPGELSARAAWALVAGSGAALVLLAAGLTVRFARWHVGSAELRDVEGLRG; encoded by the coding sequence ATGCTTGCCGTCGCTGCCGGCCTCGGCATCTTCGGGCTCGCGACCTACGGCTACCTCGGCTTCGCCGGCCAAGGGCTCGGGCCGGAGGCGTTCGCGCCGCTCTCGGTGATGTGGACGCTGCTCAACGCTCTCGGCATCGGCGTGTTCCTGCCGTTCGAGCAGGAGCTCGGACGCGTGACGGCCATGAGACGCGCGCTGGGGGAGGGCAACAGCACCTACGCGCGCCGCGTGATCATGGTGGCGTTGGCGATGCTCGCGATCTTCACCGTCATCGCGATCGGCGCTGGGCCAGTCGTCAGTGAGCGGCTCTTCGCCGGCCACAGCGAGCTCATCGCCGTCCTCGTGCTGGCGATGGGCGGCATGGCGGCGTCCTACGTCGTCCGGGGCCTGCTGTCCGGTCGGGGCCGGTTCGTCCGGTACGGCGCACAGCTCGCGGTCGATGGCGTGCTGCGCGTCGTCGCCGCAGGGGTGCTCTTCGCGTTCGGTGTCCGGAGCATCACCCTGTACGCCGTCGTGCTGTTCGTGACCCCGGTCGTCGCGGTCCTCGTGACCACCGGGCGGCGCCGCGACCTGGTGCGTCCTGGAGGGTCCGATGTCACCGGTCGCCTCGTGGTCCGCGCCATCTCGACCTTGCTCGGGGCGTCCGTTCTTTCCCAGGTTCTCGCGAACGCGGGGCCGATCGTCGTCCAGCTGCTCGCGCGAGCCGACGAGGCTGAGGTGAGCGGTCAGTTCCTTGCCGCACTCGTCATCGCGAGGGTGCCGCTGTTCCTCTTCGCTGCGGTCCAGGCAGTCTTCCTGCCGGGGCTCGCGAGCCTGGTCAGCGCCGGTGAGGGGGCACGGTTCCGCCGACGGGTCGAGGTCGTCGCGATCGGCACCCTCGCCATCGGAGCGGGCGGTGTGCTCGTCGTGTGGTTGCTCGGCAGAGAGCTCGTGCCCCTGCTGTTCGGGTCGAAGTTCTCGATCGACCGCAGCGTGATCACGCTCATCGCCCTCTCGGGCGCCCTGTTCATGCTCGCGCAGGTGGCCGCACAGGCGTTGCTGGCGCTCAGGGCGGACCGCGTGGTCGTCGTCGGCTGGGCCGCAGGGATCGTCGGGCTCGCGATGGCCGCGAGCGTGCCCGGCGAGCTCTCGGCGCGCGCCGCCTGGGCTCTCGTCGCGGGGTCAGGTGCTGCGCTGGTCCTGCTTGCTGCGGGGCTCACGGTGCGGTTCGCTCGCTGGCACGTCGGTTCTGCCGAGCTGCGGGACGTCGAGGGACTCCGTGGCTGA
- a CDS encoding DUF2304 domain-containing protein: MRGYVFALTGALITLAFMFELLRRRRLREKYAALWISLAVVVIVVGAFPELLNRIATLVGIATPLNLVFFLGLLVLLVVCVQLSAELSSLEHEAQTLAEESALLRNRLERLERAREGELPRPPVADPSPHVGDPT, from the coding sequence ATGAGGGGCTACGTCTTCGCTCTGACGGGGGCGCTGATCACTCTGGCGTTCATGTTCGAGCTCCTGCGGCGGCGGCGCCTGCGTGAGAAGTATGCGGCGCTGTGGATCTCGCTCGCAGTCGTCGTGATCGTCGTCGGTGCGTTCCCCGAGCTCCTGAACCGCATCGCGACCCTCGTCGGGATCGCGACACCGCTCAACCTCGTGTTCTTCCTCGGGCTGCTGGTGCTCCTGGTCGTCTGCGTCCAGCTCTCCGCCGAGCTCAGCTCGCTCGAGCACGAGGCACAGACCTTGGCCGAGGAGTCCGCGCTGCTCCGGAACCGGCTCGAGCGGCTCGAACGTGCGCGCGAGGGCGAGCTGCCGCGGCCGCCGGTCGCCGACCCGAGCCCCCACGTCGGCGACCCGACGTGA